CCAGTTACTTGATTGCCTTCAATTTCATTTCGTTTTTCATCCATTAAAACTGGTTGAATTCCAGGTAGGGGAAGGGAAGCATAGGTTGGTTTTGTTGGTGTTACAAATGCCAAAGGCGAGATCATGATACCGCCCGTTTCGGTTTGCCACCAAGTGTCAACGACAGGACATCTTTTTCCACCAACGTGATCGTTGTACCAGTGCCAAGCTTCTTCGTTGATAGGCTCGCCAACCGAACCAATAACTTTTAATGATTGTAATGGATATTTTTGAACGTATTCAATGCTTTCTTTAGCCAAAGCACGAATGGCTGTTGGTGCTGTATAGAATTGAGTAACTTGGTGTTTTTCGATTACTTCCCAGAAACGACTAAAGTCAGGATACGAAGGAACTCCTTCAAAAATTACGGTTGTCGCTCCGTTCAATAAGGGTCCGTACAGAATGTACGAGTGACCAGTAATCCAACCAATATCGGCAGTACACCAGAAAATATCATTCTCTTCGTAACTAAATACATTTTTAAAAGTGTAAGCCGTATACACCATATATCCAGCGGTTGTATGTACCATTCCTTTTGGTTTTCCTGTAGAACCTGAAGTATAAAGGATAAATAAAGGATCTTCAGCATCCATAATTTCGGCAACGTTGGTGTTCATTGCATCGTCTAGAAGAGGTTGTAACCATTGGTCACGACCGGCTTTCATATTGACGTTGGTGTTGGTTCTTTTGGCCACCAATACTTTTTCAACTGTTGGACATTTTTCTAAGGCTTCGTCCACAATGCCTTTTAAGTCAATGGCTTTGTTACCACGGTAACTTCCATCGGATGTGATGACCATTTTACATTCGCAATCATTGATTCTTGAAGCTACTGCCGAAGCAGAAAACCCTGCAAAAACAACCGAGTGAATCGCTCCAATTCTGGCACATGCTAAAACCGAAACCGCTAATTCAGGAATCATTGGTAAATAAATGCAGACGCGATCCCCTTTTTTGACGCCTTGCTCGCGCAAGACATTGGCCATTTTTGAGACTCGTTCGTACAATTCATTATATGTAATATGAAGCGCTTCTTCTTTTGGATCATTCGGTTCAAAAATGATAGCCGTTTTTTCACCTCTTTTAGCAAGGTGTCTGTCGATACAGTTTTTTGTAATATTGACTTTGGCATTGGTAAACCATTTAATTTCGGCTTCGGCCATATTGAAATCAATTACATTGTCCCATTCTTGGTACCAAGTAAAGTTTTCAGAGGCAATTCGGTCCCAGAATTTTTTAGGTTCACGAATTGATTTTTTGTAATGTTTGAAATATTCTTCTAGATTTTCAATTTTATAATAACTCATGGTATTCTATTTTATATGTTCTAATTCTGTTTATTATTATTTGCTATAACTTCCAATTTTGTATTTTTTTAATACTTCGATAATTTCACCTACAATCTCCTCGTCATCGATAGTAGAAGGAATTTGATAGTCTTCTCCGTCAGTAATGCTTCGCATTAATTTGCGTAGAATTTTTCCGGAACGAGTTTTTGGTAAACGCTGCACAATCACCACATTACGTAGGGATGCAACTGCACCAATTTGTTGGCGCACTAGTTTAACTATTTCTTGTTCCAATTGGAAATGCTCTATGTCTTCTCCGTGTTTGATTACTACCAAGGCCAAAGGAGTTTGTCCTTTTAATTCGTCATGTATTCCAATAACGGCGCATTCAGCCACTGACGAATGCGATGCAACAATTTCTTCCATTTCAGCGGTAGAAAGACGGTGACCCGCTACATTGATTACGTCATCAACACGTCCGGTTATGAAAATATATTCATTGTCATCTTTGAAACCTCCATCACCTGAAAAATAATAACCAGGGAATTTTTCTAAATAACCCGCTTTAAATCTCGGGTTGTCTTTCCATAAATCCAATAAGGTTCCTGGAGGCAATGGTAATTTAATTACTACGTAGCCTTCTTCATTGGGACCCACTTCAGTTCCGTTTTCACTAAAAATTCGAATGTTGTATCCTGGAACTGCTTTTCCAACAGATCCTGGTTTGATAGGCAAATATTCTATTCCCATCATATTGGCAACGATTGGCCAACCTGTTTCTGTTTGCCACCAGTGATCAATTGCTGGAACGGGAATATGTTCTTGGTACCATTCGAGTGTGGCTACATCGCAACGCTCTCCGGCCAAGAATTGAATTTTCAACGAACTCAAATCGTATTTTTTGATAAATTCTCCGTTTGGATCTTCTTTTTTGATGGCACGAATGGCGGTTGGAGCTGTAAACATTACACTTACTTTGTGCTCTTCAATAATTCGCCAGAAAGTACTGGCATCGGGAGTTTTGATTGGTTTTCCTTCGAAAATAATCGTTGTATTTCTATTAATTAGCGGTCCGTATACAATATAACTATGCCCTACAACCCAGCCCACATCAGAGGCAGCCCAAAATACTTCTCCAGGTTTGGCGTTGTACACGTTTTGCATAGAGTATTTTAGCGCAGTAGCATAACCACCCGAATCACGCACGATTCCTTTGGGTTTACCAGTGGTTCCCGAGGTATACAATACATACAAAGGATGAGTAGAATTTAATGGTACGCAATCGGCTTCTTCAGATCCATAAACCAAAGCATCATAATCTACATCGTATTTTTTAAAGGGCACTTTTGCTCCTAATTTTCTGTTAAGAATGATCACTTTTTTAGGTTTGTGCTCAGCCAATTGAATCGCTTCGTCAACTAAAGGTTTGTAAGCAATCAATCGGTCAATTTCAATTCCCGATGAAGCTGTAATAATCGCTCTAGGTTTGCAATCGTCAATTCGGATCGCTAATTCGTGAGGAGCAAATCCCCCAAAAACTACTGAATGCGTAACACCAATTCGCGCACAAGCCAACATGGCAAAGGCAGCTTGCGGAATCATCGGCATATAAATAACGGTGGTATCGCCTTTTTTTAAACCCAAAGATTGCATTCCTCCAGCGAGTTTAGCCACTTCGGTTTTTACTTCTAAGAAGGTGTATTTTTTAATAGTTTGTGTCACAGGCGAATCATAAATTAAAGCGATTTCATCGCCATAACCATCTTCAATGTGTTTGTCTAATGCCAAATAGCATACGTTTAATTCGCCGTCTTTATACCAAAGCGGATATCCATTTTCATCCGAAGATAAAATGGATTCGGGTTTTGTAAACCAACGTATAGCGTCGGCTTGATCTTTCCAGAATGCTTCTGGATTTTCAGTACTTGCGGTATAGGTATCTTTGTAATTCATGGTGATAATTCTGTAAATAAAATGGGACTAATTTTCGATCAATTCATGTACTTGTTCTACTAATTTTTTAGCAGAAAATGGCTTGACGACATATAAATTAGCTCCTAAATTCATCCCTTTTTCAATATCACTTTCTTTATTTTTTGCCGAAAGAAAAATCACTTTGCAATGTGCTAAACGTTCGTCTTTTTTAATTTCTTCTAAGGTGGCATAACCGTCAACCATTGGCATCATAACATCAAGAATGATGACATCGGGTAATTGTTTTTCTAAAATTTCCAATGCTTCTTGTCCATCACGCGCAATGAATACTTCAAAATTATTTTTTTTGAAAGTGTATTCTAAAGCCATTACGATGTTCGGCTCGTCATCTACGATTAGTATCTTTTTCATCTTCTTAGTTGTTTTCGGTTGTGTTGTAGTTGGGTAATGTGAAGACAAAAGTGGCTCCTTCTTTGACATTGTTTTCGGCCCAAATGGCGCCTTTATGATGTTCAATAATTTGTTTGCAAATGGCTAATCCAAGTCCGCTACCAATAGGTTTTTTGACATTTTGATTTCTTGACTGATAGAATTTATCAAAGATGGCTTCAAAATCTTCGCTTTTGATTCCTTTGCCATTATTGTGAATGGTGACGGCAACATTGGTTTCGTTTTCTGTAATTTGAATACGTATTAAACCGTCTGTTTCAGCAGAAAATTTAATTGCATTCGACACCAAATTATGGATGACTTGGATGATGCGTTCTTCATCATAAAAGGCTTTGATTTCTTTGCCGGCATCCTCAAAAACTAGTTGTATTTTTTTATTTGCAATCAGTTGTTTAACGGATTCTAATGTTTTTTCTACTGTTAATGCAATATTATTTCTGGAGAGATAGATCTTCTGTTTTCCTGTTTCGAATTTTTCTAAATCCAATATTTTATCAATCAAGCGATTTAAGCGATCCGATTCAGAAATGATATTTTGCAAGAATTGTTTGCGTACTTCATAAGGCACCTCTTCATCGTCATGTAGTATTTCACTGGCAGCTCTGATGGCTGTAATTGGAGTTCGTAATTCGTGTGTAACCGTGTCTAAAAATTCATCTTTTTGAATATCTTTTTTAACCAGCTCTTCATTGGCCACTTTTAACTGCTCTGATATTTTCTGTAATTCGTTTGAAGTATCAGTCAATTTTTTATTGATGATAATATTTTCTTTGGATTCTTCCAAAATACGTAATAATTCAGGCAAACTTATTTCGTCTTCTTTTACCACACTGGCGATTAAGATTTTGGCGGAAGCCGTACCAATATGTCCTGTCAATAAATTTTCGGCAAATTTGATAAACCGTGCGTCTGCAGTCGCTACATTTTTGTCAATATTGTATTTCAAGTTGAAAATGGACAAGGCGCGTTTGGTTCTTTCTTCTCCAAGAAATCGCAGTAATACTTTTTCGATATCCGAAACATAGGCAGTTCCCTTCCAAACAAATGCATCTTCGTGATTGGTAATGTATTTATCGATATCGACAAACATTTCGGCATAATTACGTTCTCTATAATTACCTTTGAAACTTACAGAAACAGCAGCAAATCCGATGGTATTGAAGAATAAACTCCAAAATAATGCATGCGGAATAGGATCTAAATAATCCAATCCAAATAGCTGAAATGGTTTCAATAATTCGATTCCCCAAGGGCCTTCTTTGAAGAATAAACTAGTCGAATTAGT
This sequence is a window from Flavobacterium ammoniigenes. Protein-coding genes within it:
- the acs gene encoding acetate--CoA ligase, which codes for MSYYKIENLEEYFKHYKKSIREPKKFWDRIASENFTWYQEWDNVIDFNMAEAEIKWFTNAKVNITKNCIDRHLAKRGEKTAIIFEPNDPKEEALHITYNELYERVSKMANVLREQGVKKGDRVCIYLPMIPELAVSVLACARIGAIHSVVFAGFSASAVASRINDCECKMVITSDGSYRGNKAIDLKGIVDEALEKCPTVEKVLVAKRTNTNVNMKAGRDQWLQPLLDDAMNTNVAEIMDAEDPLFILYTSGSTGKPKGMVHTTAGYMVYTAYTFKNVFSYEENDIFWCTADIGWITGHSYILYGPLLNGATTVIFEGVPSYPDFSRFWEVIEKHQVTQFYTAPTAIRALAKESIEYVQKYPLQSLKVIGSVGEPINEEAWHWYNDHVGGKRCPVVDTWWQTETGGIMISPLAFVTPTKPTYASLPLPGIQPVLMDEKRNEIEGNQVTGSLCIKFPWPSIARTIWGDHQRYKDTYFSAFPGKYFTGDGALRDEVGYYRITGRVDDVVIVSGHNLGTAPIEDAINEHPAVAESAIVGFPHDIKGNALYGFVILKESGEYRDRENLSKEINQHISDHIGPIAKLDKIQFVSGLPKTRSGKIMRRILRKIAEGDFSNFGDITTLLNPEIVDEIKDGKI
- a CDS encoding propionyl-CoA synthetase, whose translation is MNYKDTYTASTENPEAFWKDQADAIRWFTKPESILSSDENGYPLWYKDGELNVCYLALDKHIEDGYGDEIALIYDSPVTQTIKKYTFLEVKTEVAKLAGGMQSLGLKKGDTTVIYMPMIPQAAFAMLACARIGVTHSVVFGGFAPHELAIRIDDCKPRAIITASSGIEIDRLIAYKPLVDEAIQLAEHKPKKVIILNRKLGAKVPFKKYDVDYDALVYGSEEADCVPLNSTHPLYVLYTSGTTGKPKGIVRDSGGYATALKYSMQNVYNAKPGEVFWAASDVGWVVGHSYIVYGPLINRNTTIIFEGKPIKTPDASTFWRIIEEHKVSVMFTAPTAIRAIKKEDPNGEFIKKYDLSSLKIQFLAGERCDVATLEWYQEHIPVPAIDHWWQTETGWPIVANMMGIEYLPIKPGSVGKAVPGYNIRIFSENGTEVGPNEEGYVVIKLPLPPGTLLDLWKDNPRFKAGYLEKFPGYYFSGDGGFKDDNEYIFITGRVDDVINVAGHRLSTAEMEEIVASHSSVAECAVIGIHDELKGQTPLALVVIKHGEDIEHFQLEQEIVKLVRQQIGAVASLRNVVIVQRLPKTRSGKILRKLMRSITDGEDYQIPSTIDDEEIVGEIIEVLKKYKIGSYSK
- a CDS encoding response regulator transcription factor → MKKILIVDDEPNIVMALEYTFKKNNFEVFIARDGQEALEILEKQLPDVIILDVMMPMVDGYATLEEIKKDERLAHCKVIFLSAKNKESDIEKGMNLGANLYVVKPFSAKKLVEQVHELIEN